One Skermanella pratensis genomic window, GTCGTACTGCTTCCAGGCCTCGCGGTCCTGGCCGAGATAGCCGCCCAGCGCCTTTTCGCCCCAGGGAACTCGGGACGCGGAGACGATCGGCGAGAAGGCGGAGACCGAACGGTAGCGGTCGGGATTGCGGAACGCCATCACGAGGGCTCCGTGCCCGCCCATGGAATGGCCGAAGATGCCCTGGCGGGCGGGGTCGATCTTGAATTCGGACGCGATCAGATCCGGCAGCTCGTCGCGGATATAGCTGTACATGCGGTAGTTGGTCTTCCACGGGTCCTGCGTGGCGTCCACGTAGAAGCCTGCCCCCGACCCGAAATCGTAGCTGGCGTGCTCACCCGGCAGGTCCAGGCCGCGCGGGCTGGTGTCGGGGGCGACGATGATGACGCCGTGCTCGGCCGCGTAGCGCTGGGCGCCGGCCTTGACGGTGAAGTTCTCCCACGTGCAGGTCAGGCCGGACAGGTAGGTCAGTACCGGCAAGGGCCCGTCGGCCGCCTGGGGCGGGACGAAGACCGCGACTTCCATGTCGGTGCCCGTGCTCGCCGAGCGATGCCGGTAGATGCCCTGCGTACCGCCGAAGCAGGCATGGCTGGAGATGCGATCCAAACTCATCGGGCGTTTTCCTCGTATTCCGTTTGTCTCAGAAGCCTGGTCGTTACCGGCATGCCATGGTGGGACGCCGGACCGTGAGGGTCAAGGGCGTACCGATACAGGGGAGCGGTACAAGAGGGGTGACAGGCGTTTGGAGCGGGCGTAGGCTTTACTTGGAAGGGCGAACAAATCGCCCCCTATCTGCTGCACCTGCGAAATAATCCGGCTTGATTTAAAAGTATCAAAAGAAACGGATCAGGGAGGATGCGGAAATGAACAAGTTCACCAGACGGGATACATTGAAGATCGGCGTCGGCGCGGGAGCGCTGGCGGGTGCCGGACTGCTGGGCTATCGCCCCGCCTTCGGCGAAGTCGTGGCGGCCGACGTACCGGCCCCGGAATTCGCCGTCGAGAAGGGCGCCGAGTTGCGCGTGCTTCGCCCGGCCAAGTTCGTCCAGGGGGACGAGACCCAGTTCCTGGCGAATACCGAGAAGTTCACCAAAGAGACCGGCGTGAAGGTCCGGGTGGACAACGAGAGCTGGGAGGACCTGCGGCCCAAGACGGCGGTCGCCGCCAATATCGGCAGCGGTCCGGACGTGGTGCTGGCCTGGAACGACGACCCGCACCAGTATCCCGACAAGCTGATCGACCTGACCGAGGTCGCGGAATATCTCGGCAAGAAGTATGGCGGCTGGTATCCGATCGCCGAACGCTACGGCAAGGGTTCCGACGGCAAATGGATCGCCATGCCGATCGGCGCTTCCGGCGGCGCCATCGTTTACCGCAAATCCTGGGTCAACGAGGCCGGATACGAGGAGATCCCGACCGATATCGACAATTTCCTGACGCTGGCCAAGAACCTCAAGAAGAACAACCATCCCATGGGCTTCGCGCTGGGCAACGCCCAGGGAGACGGCAATACCTGGACCCACTGGCTTGTGTGGTCCCATGGCGGCGCCCTGGTGGACGAAAACAACCAAGTCATCATCGACAGCCCGGAGACGGTCGCGGCGCTGGAATACGGCAAGCAGCTGGTCGACCAGTTCATTCCCGGCACGCTGTCCTGGCTGGACCCGTCCAACAACAAGGCGTTCCTGGCCGGAGAGATCAGCCTGACCTCCAACGGGATCTCGGTCTATTATTCCGCCAAGAACAGCTCCGATCCGGCGATCAAGACGATGGCGGAGGACATCCACCACGCCCGCTTCCCGATCGGGCCGGTGGGGCAGCCGACCGAAGCCGGGCTGCTGGTCAACACCATGGTGTTCAATCACACCAAGTATCCCAACGCCGCCAAGGAGTATGTGCGCTTCATCTTCGAGAAGGAGCAGTACGAGCCCTGGCAGCAGGCCAGCATCGGGTACTGGAGCCATCCGCTCGCGGCCTACGCCGGCAACCCGATCTGGACCGAGGACCCGAAGCACGCCGCCTATAGCGAGGTGATGAAGAACATGCTGTGGTACGGCTATCGCGGCAGCCTCGGCTATGCATCGGCCGCGACGTTGGCCGACTTCATCATCAACAACATGGTGGCGCAGGTCTGTTCCGGGCGTGCCACGCCGAAGGAGGCCGCAGCCGAGGCCCAGAGGCGCGCGGAGCGATACTACAGGACCTGATTCATGGCGCATCAGAACGTGGCTGATCCCCGGGCGGCGGGTGCCGTCCGGGGCAAGCGTGTGGCACGCCCACGGGATTCCTGGATCGTGCGCACCTTCGACAATCCCGCCGTCCTGTCGTTCCTGTTCATGCTGCCGGCGGCGACGCTGCTGCTGGTGTTCCTCACATATCCGCTGGGGCTCGGCATCTGGCTTGGTTTCACCGATACCAGGATCGGGCGGGCGGGCGTCTTCATCGGACTGGAGAATTACCAGTCGCTGTTCCGCGACAGCATGTTCTGGCTCGCGGTCAGCAACACCGTGCTCTACACGGTGATCGCGACGATCGGTAAGTTCGCCCTGGGGCTCTGGCTGGCGCTGCTGCTGAACAACCATCTGCCGGCCAAGGCGCTGATCCGGTCGATCATCCTGGTGCCCTGGATCGTGCCGACGGTGCTGTCGGCGCTGGCCTTCTGGTGGATCTACGACCCGCAATTCTCGATCATCAGCTGGGCTTTGGTCGAGATGGGGCTGATCGACCAGTACATCGACTTCCTGGGCACGCCCAACAACGCGCGGGCCTCGCTGATCGCGGCGAACATCTGGCGCGGCATCCCGTTCGTGGCGATCTGCCTGCTGGCGGGGCTCCAGACCATCTCGCCCAGCCTGTACGAGGCGGCGGCGCTGGACGGGGCGACGGCCTGGCAACGGTTCCGGCACGTCACGCTGCCGATGCTGATGCCGATCCTGGCGGTCGTGATGACCTTCTCGATCCTGTTCACCTTCACCGACTTCCAGCTGATCTACGCGATCACGCGGGGCGGGCCGGCGGGGACCACGCACCTGATGGCGACGCTGGCGTTCCAGCGGGCAATTCCGGGCGGACAGCTGGGCGAAGGGGCGGCCATCGCGGTGGCGATGATCCCGTTCCTGATCTTCGCGACGCTGTTCAGCTATTTCGCGCTGGCCCGGCGGAAATGGCAGCACGGAGGCAGCGATGACTGAGGCGCATCATGGCTGAAGAACGCGCGGGGATGGACTATCTGAACACGTGGCCGCGGAAGCTGGTCACGGTCTATGCGCCGCTGTCGGCGTTCCTGATCATCCTGCTGTTCCCGTTCTACTGGATGACGGTGACGACCTTCAAATCGAACGAGGAGCTTTACAACTTCAAGGACTATAACCCGCTGTGGATCCATTCGCCGACGCTGGACAACGTCAAGCGGCTGCTGTTCGAGACGGATTATCCGCAGTGGCTGATGATCACCATGACGGTCGCGGTGGTGGCGACCTTCATCAGCCTGTTCGCCAGCGTGCTGGCCGCCTACGCGATCCAGCGGCTGCGCTTCCGGGGCGGGCAGACGGTTGGGCTGATGATCTACCTGGCGTACCTGGTGCCGCCGTCGATCCTGTTCATCCCGCTGGCGACTATGGTGTTCCAGTTCGGGCTGTACGACAGCCCGCTGGCGCTGATCCTGACCTACCCGACCTTCCTGATCCCGTTCTGCACCTGGCTGCTGATGGGGTACTTCAAGTCGATCCCGTACGAACTGGAGGAATGCGCGCTGGTGGACGGGGCGTCGCGCATCCAGATCCTGTGGAAGATCACGCTGCCGCTGGCCGTGCCGGGGCTGATCTCCGCGGGGATCTTCGCCTTCACCCTGTCGTGGAACGAGTTCATCTACGCGCTGGCTTTCATCTCGTCGGTGGAGAAGAAGACCGTGCCGGTCGCGGTGCTGACCCAGCTGGTCGAAGGCGACGTCTACCACTGGGGCTCGCTGATGGCGGGGGCGCTGCTGGGATCGCTGCCGGTGGCGGTGATCTATTCGTTCTTCGTGGAGCACTATGTGTCGAGCCTGACCGGGGCGGTGAAGGAGTGACGTGACGCCGCGACGATCCCGTCCGGGCACTGTTGAGTTTGCAGGCGTCCGGGCCGTTCGGGCCTTGGACGACGCAAAAACAGCGCGGGATGACACCACCATGTCGGAACAAGCACTCAAGGCTCTTCTCATCGAGGAGCTTCAGGACACCTACAGTGCCGAGACGCAGATCACCGAGGCGCTGCCCAAGATGGCCGACGCGGCCTCGTCCCAGGAGCTGAAGCAGGCTTTCCAGACGCACCTGCAGGAAACCCAGGGTCAGGTGAAGCGGCTTGAGCAGATCTTCCAGATTCTCCAGGCCGACCCCGGCGGCAATACCTGCGAGGCGACCCAGGGCCTGATCGAGGAAGCCGAGGAGGTCATCGCCCAGGGGCATCCGCCGGAAGTGCTGGACGTGGCGCTGGTGATGGCCGCCCAGAAGGTGGAGCATTACGAGATCGCCAGCTACGGGGCGCTCCGCACCCTGGCGGAAACCTGCGGGATGACCGACGTCGCCAATCTGCTGGAGCAGACGCTCAACGAGGAGAAGGCGACCGACCAGAAGCTGAACCAGCTCGCCGAAGGCGGGATCAACCAGCGGGCGTTCAAGGCGGCCTGACGCCGCGCGGGCTGTCGAATTCGCTCCCTCCCCTGCTTCGGGGAGGGAGTTTTCTTTTTGCGGACCAGGTATTCGATCGGAGAGTGCGTCGTGGAACGTTTCAAGGGAAAGACCGTCATCGTCACGGGAGCGGGTTCGGGGATCGGCGCCGCGACCGCGCGCCGCTTCTCGGATGAGGGTGCCGCCGTCGTGCTGTCCGGGCGGAGCGGCGACAAGCTGGAGGCGGTCGCCAAGGACCTGCCGGGCGACCGCACCCTCGTCCATGTCGCCGACGTCGCGGACCAG contains:
- a CDS encoding carbohydrate ABC transporter permease, with the translated sequence MAEERAGMDYLNTWPRKLVTVYAPLSAFLIILLFPFYWMTVTTFKSNEELYNFKDYNPLWIHSPTLDNVKRLLFETDYPQWLMITMTVAVVATFISLFASVLAAYAIQRLRFRGGQTVGLMIYLAYLVPPSILFIPLATMVFQFGLYDSPLALILTYPTFLIPFCTWLLMGYFKSIPYELEECALVDGASRIQILWKITLPLAVPGLISAGIFAFTLSWNEFIYALAFISSVEKKTVPVAVLTQLVEGDVYHWGSLMAGALLGSLPVAVIYSFFVEHYVSSLTGAVKE
- the fghA gene encoding S-formylglutathione hydrolase is translated as MSLDRISSHACFGGTQGIYRHRSASTGTDMEVAVFVPPQAADGPLPVLTYLSGLTCTWENFTVKAGAQRYAAEHGVIIVAPDTSPRGLDLPGEHASYDFGSGAGFYVDATQDPWKTNYRMYSYIRDELPDLIASEFKIDPARQGIFGHSMGGHGALVMAFRNPDRYRSVSAFSPIVSASRVPWGEKALGGYLGQDREAWKQYDASLLAEKGGWKSPILVDQGTSDQFLEKELKPELLEEACARSGTPLTVRRQPGYDHSYYFIATFMGDHIAHHAKLLKA
- a CDS encoding carbohydrate ABC transporter permease gives rise to the protein MAHQNVADPRAAGAVRGKRVARPRDSWIVRTFDNPAVLSFLFMLPAATLLLVFLTYPLGLGIWLGFTDTRIGRAGVFIGLENYQSLFRDSMFWLAVSNTVLYTVIATIGKFALGLWLALLLNNHLPAKALIRSIILVPWIVPTVLSALAFWWIYDPQFSIISWALVEMGLIDQYIDFLGTPNNARASLIAANIWRGIPFVAICLLAGLQTISPSLYEAAALDGATAWQRFRHVTLPMLMPILAVVMTFSILFTFTDFQLIYAITRGGPAGTTHLMATLAFQRAIPGGQLGEGAAIAVAMIPFLIFATLFSYFALARRKWQHGGSDD
- a CDS encoding ABC transporter substrate-binding protein, translating into MNKFTRRDTLKIGVGAGALAGAGLLGYRPAFGEVVAADVPAPEFAVEKGAELRVLRPAKFVQGDETQFLANTEKFTKETGVKVRVDNESWEDLRPKTAVAANIGSGPDVVLAWNDDPHQYPDKLIDLTEVAEYLGKKYGGWYPIAERYGKGSDGKWIAMPIGASGGAIVYRKSWVNEAGYEEIPTDIDNFLTLAKNLKKNNHPMGFALGNAQGDGNTWTHWLVWSHGGALVDENNQVIIDSPETVAALEYGKQLVDQFIPGTLSWLDPSNNKAFLAGEISLTSNGISVYYSAKNSSDPAIKTMAEDIHHARFPIGPVGQPTEAGLLVNTMVFNHTKYPNAAKEYVRFIFEKEQYEPWQQASIGYWSHPLAAYAGNPIWTEDPKHAAYSEVMKNMLWYGYRGSLGYASAATLADFIINNMVAQVCSGRATPKEAAAEAQRRAERYYRT
- a CDS encoding ferritin-like domain-containing protein produces the protein MSEQALKALLIEELQDTYSAETQITEALPKMADAASSQELKQAFQTHLQETQGQVKRLEQIFQILQADPGGNTCEATQGLIEEAEEVIAQGHPPEVLDVALVMAAQKVEHYEIASYGALRTLAETCGMTDVANLLEQTLNEEKATDQKLNQLAEGGINQRAFKAA